The following nucleotide sequence is from Aptenodytes patagonicus chromosome 6, bAptPat1.pri.cur, whole genome shotgun sequence.
CGTAACGGACACTAATGTGACATACTTGCAGGATGTTTTTTCTAGGATGGTGGAACTGCAGCATCTCATCTTGTCTTCAAACAACATCTCTCTGATTTCACCAACGGCTTTTAAAGGCCTGAGAAGGCTAAAAGCCCTCAAGCTGCTAGATAATAAGCTGGTCGAACTTCCCCCAGAAGTGTTTGATGACATGGTACAGCTTCAGCAATTGATCATTGAAAATAACAGGCTGAAATCCATCGAAGAAAATCTGTTTGACAAACTAGCTAGTTTGGAGGAGCTTTTCTTGAACAAAAACCAACTAACAGCACTTCCTAGTGGCGTGCTGAAGAAACTTGCCAAACTCAAAATACTGAACTTGTCGAGAAATTATTTGGCAGCACTGCCTAGAAATATATTTAGTGCGTTAACCAGGCTTGAGAAGCTGATGCTGTATTTTAACAGGCTGTCTTCAATAGAGTTTGGCATGTTTGATAGCCTGAAGGAGCTGCTGGAACTCTTCCTGCATTCCAATAACATCCAGTCCATCGCCCCTGATGCATTTCATTGTCTTCATAAACTGAGAAGCCTAACGCTCTCCAGAAACAAGCTTGAGGTTTTGCCTCCTGGGCTCTTTCTGCACTTGCACAACCTGTCTAAATTGACCTTGTACAGGAACCCACTGAAGTCTCTTCCAGAAGTATTGTTTGGAGAAATGAGGCATCTTGGTAGCCTGTGGCTGTACGACACAAAGCTCTCAACAATACCAGATTTTGTGTTCAGTAACTTGACAAACTTAGAGCTTCTTGTGCTGAGTTTTAATCCAGAGCTTAGTGTTCTTCCTAAGAATGTATTCAGTGGTCTGAATGAACTGCGGGGCCTTTCTCTGCATACAAATAATATTTCCAGTCTGACAGAGGGCATCTTCCTGAGCCTTCAGAAACTGCAGAACATTTCCCTTTTTGATTCGAGGCTTGAGGCTCTTCCTAGAAACCTCTTTCATAATCTCAAGCACCTTCAGAAAGTTTACCTCAATAGTACTAAGCTGCAGTCTCTTCCTGGAGATTTCTTTACTGCTTTACCTGAACTGCAAGAAGTCTTCCTTGATAACAACCCTTGGAAATGCGATTGCCAAATTCTTGGCTTCCAAGAGTGGCTCCAAAAGAGCATGGAGATAGTTAAAAATGTGCCATCTCTAACGTGTGACAGCCCGCTGGCACTACAGAATATTTCTCTTGTGGCTCTAACAGATCATCACCTGAAGTGCCTGCCAACCACAGGCATTACATACCAGATGTTCAGCTCAACTTATTCCCAGGCTTCGACTTCTCTTGTGACGGAGCACTTGACGTCGTCTTGGGACACTACTGTAACAGTGGTGTCCGACATGGATACCAGCACACCCACGTCAATTCCTCTTGCAACCCCAGGTTTTACCTACTCACATGTTCAATATGTTGGACGGCCTAGGTTTCATTTCTCAGATGTTCCAACTCAAGCTTCTCCCAGACTCGTAGTAGAAACCAACAGCGTCAGAGGAACAGATTTAACTACTCTTGCCTGGTGGGATGAGCTGCCAGCCCGCAGGAGTGCTAAGCCCTATTTTAATACTAGAATTGCTTATTGTCAGCTATTCTTGTGCCTTCACACTTTGATTTTAGCACTCCAGACTGTAGCCATTGTGCTCAGTCTGTATGTGATGGGTAAAACCAGGCAGCTCTTGCACTCCAGAAATACTCCTGCTCAGCCTGTAGTTCTGATAAAATTTTTGAGAAGATAAAGAATACCAGCCAGAGAGAGGATTAGAAGCACTCTTTTGGATGCATTTTGAGCGTTTGGGCAGTTCACACTTGATTCAGAGATGGATTACAAATCTTCATAGCAAGAAGCATGAAGACCTTGTTTTTACAGCATAATGAAAATGTGCTTTTATGTACCTTAGTGTTTGCCAAAAGTGATTGTAATCGCTGTGCGTTGCTACAGCACTTGGTGCATGAAGCCAGAGGGAGAGCTGAAAGAGAATCTGTGGTCACCTCTACGTGTGTGCTACTAGTTCCTGTTTTGGActgcagccctgtccctgccagaCACCACTGTCTGCTGTCGTGCTCACGCTGCTCGGATGGAAGTGGCATCAGTGTAGGGAAGTCTACGCAGGAACACAGCTTTAACAGTGCTTTAAAGGTTGCCTGTGGTACTCCAAATGCTGTTACGCCTTATACTGCCTGCAGTGTTTTGTCTCCTTATTGAGAAAAGAAATAAGTGTTTTTGGGAGGAGATActggaaaagaccttttaaaaatggAGGTGGGGGCAGAATGATACGGTGCAAATGTCTCagtttttgctttctgtcctCAGCCCCTTTCCAGGACatggcaggaggaaggggtgcCATTTAAAGCTAACAGTGCTTTCCTCTAGCTTAACCAAAGGAAGATAAGTAAGATGTTGGGCTAGGAAGTATAGTCTtgatgtatttttgttgtttgtgtgttttttggaAAATTTGTAACATTACTACAAGTCTGAATTTTAAGTAAACACTTTCATCCTTAAACTTGGACCAGTGGTCTGAAAAGCAAGGTGTTACTCGCTGCATGATGCAGTGAGTCTTGAAATCGGAGTGCCAGGCAGATGCCTAGGACTGAGGCTTGGCTCCCGAGGAGCGTAGTTGGTTTGGGAGCTGGTCTTGACTGAGCTGGGAGAGAAGGGGATGGTCTCTCCTGGGCTTGGCTAGCAAAACATAGGCGTGCAGGAGCCTGCCTGATCTGAGGGCCCTGACGTGTTGCCACCTTTTTTGAAGTTGGCTGGGGAACATATGCATCTCCACCAAATTGCAGTATGCAGTAGCATATTCAGTCATATTCAGTCTCAGtactttttaccttttcttgtTCCATAGTATTACTCCCTGACTTCGAGCCCTTTCAAGTGTTGATATGCAAAGACAAAGGCAATAGTGTGGGTTTTGGTCTTcatacttaaatgtttttttaatattttgaatgaTAGGAGTGTCTTAGTTTGAAGTAGACTGGTAGCTGTCAGACTGCATGTGCTCTTGGATTTAACTATTAGCTTTTATCTTAATTATGTGACTTAGCTTGTTCTTAAAAGCTCTGACGTGCTTGAAAGCTAGGGCTGGATAAAAGAGCCTCTGGATGTTCCCTGGCTCCTTGGGCAGGAGACCCTGTACTCTAGGAGTCCTTTTGTAGCCTTAGTGACTTTCTAACTATTGAGGTCTTTCCTGGATGACCTTGAAATGGCACTTTACAAGCCTGAGCTGAAGAGAGCTTGCATTTGCTGCAGGTGTGTGGCTTGTTCCCTGCTGTGTGCTACTCTAGGCGATGAGAATAAACTATGGACTGCTTTGTTTCAGGGTGCTCTGCTGCTGGACTTGAATTCCTCGTCTAGGCTGTGAAAAGAGGCAATATGCTTCCATGGTGTTAAATAACCATCGTCTTGCTGGTGAGGTTTAACAAAACTTAGCAAGCCTGGCTAAGTGGTAGGTAGAGCTGTCTCTAAAGAAGGAGAAATGCAAGTCACTACAGCTGGTGCGAAGCAAACTGGGACTGGATTCATAAACAGAAGCACCAGAATATTTATTGCAATATATTTAAGAGAAGCACAAAGCCAACACAAAGCTTTTTTGGTGGTGGTTCTGGGTTGTTACATGCTAGTGCTTAAAAGGAGGCAGTTGTTACAAATTTAGGTTCTTGGTTGGGCAACTGTAATGACCACT
It contains:
- the GP5 gene encoding platelet glycoprotein V — translated: MLVFRLSVMIKLFFQLDASICPEKCDCSSKNAIHCSGPHIKDLESLNLPCNMTEIHVTDTNVTYLQDVFSRMVELQHLILSSNNISLISPTAFKGLRRLKALKLLDNKLVELPPEVFDDMVQLQQLIIENNRLKSIEENLFDKLASLEELFLNKNQLTALPSGVLKKLAKLKILNLSRNYLAALPRNIFSALTRLEKLMLYFNRLSSIEFGMFDSLKELLELFLHSNNIQSIAPDAFHCLHKLRSLTLSRNKLEVLPPGLFLHLHNLSKLTLYRNPLKSLPEVLFGEMRHLGSLWLYDTKLSTIPDFVFSNLTNLELLVLSFNPELSVLPKNVFSGLNELRGLSLHTNNISSLTEGIFLSLQKLQNISLFDSRLEALPRNLFHNLKHLQKVYLNSTKLQSLPGDFFTALPELQEVFLDNNPWKCDCQILGFQEWLQKSMEIVKNVPSLTCDSPLALQNISLVALTDHHLKCLPTTGITYQMFSSTYSQASTSLVTEHLTSSWDTTVTVVSDMDTSTPTSIPLATPGFTYSHVQYVGRPRFHFSDVPTQASPRLVVETNSVRGTDLTTLAWWDELPARRSAKPYFNTRIAYCQLFLCLHTLILALQTVAIVLSLYVMGKTRQLLHSRNTPAQPVVLIKFLRR